GTATCAATATAAAAACGAAGCTATGTAACACACTAGGCCAGTTAGATACGAGGGATTTGTAGTGGTCACACTCTCACATCACTAGAGACCATTCGTGGTCAGAAATTCACATATACGGCCACATACTGCGACCGATTGTAAGTACTGTATAATTACCTAAGTCGACATATATTACATTCCACAGGTCTTCATTCGACATCAACGAGACGTAACTAAAGCCGACAACATACATGCGCAATTATGATACAAATGTTTGATAGCATGTATGATGCAGGCTCTAGGTTTGTGTATCATACAAGATGTGTACTGCGCAGAATTTCTCACCACCGATCTGTCATGACCATAACGCGATATatgatgaattttaattcttagAATGCCATTCATCCCTACTTCAATATTTGGCTAAAGAGAAAGGTATAATTTCGATAATGAGcaaatagattttataaatatttaaaactaagttccgttaaattttacttagttaatggaattacttaaaaagtttACTTAAAAGCAAACAATATTAGTAAGTTGAAAATAATGCCCTGTcttgattttattcataataattaacatgattacgtttaaaaaaaaaatccaataaatAGTTAAGAATAAGGAAGTTTCATCAGTACACACATTAGTGAATTCCAAGCGCGCATATGATCAATTTGAGGTTACTGAATTAGATACTATGTGAtgctaatatatttttctatacaaTAAAATCTTCCACAAATAGCACCAATCCATACATGGCTGAACTTCATCAGCATTATGAAGTGCCGCCATATATTTTACCACCATCATAAATATACTCAGACCATAGTTACATAATTGATACCCTTTACGCAGACTCGTCAGTATTAAATGTGAGGGAGTCATTTGATGCCACACACCTTCAAATAGTATTGGCACAATCAGGGCAGTAACCCATATTCGTTGTAGTTTCAGGTATTgaatactttattataatataaatgcaaataatggcaatatgttttcgattcATAAATTCcgctttttaaaatgtatccCCAGTGAAGCAACGGCAAACGCAAGATTCATTATTGATCACTCATTCCTAATGAAAATGACAGAATATTGTAGGTACGACAAATAAAAGATACAAATAATGCGATACGACAATTATGCAAGCAGTCTAGCGGTAAATTAATTACGGAGCTAACAGGTAACAGTCAAACAGCAACTTATTGATAATAGTGCACCTATCCTACACTTTAGACAATACATTGGAATGATacattttcaagaatgttatGTTGATacaatcattataataattcttCTAGGTAAATCAAACATCTAATTAGTAATAAATCATCAATATTACtagaaatcttgttacaaactatagaataatttattaatcgcGTGGTACGGAAggagaatgtgaaaatagAGTGATTGCATAATTGTAGACGCGAGAAGTCCTACTTTACCTAAATGATTCGTATCTAACATTGTTCCCAAGCTGGTCCCACCCATGACGATGGCTTGCGAATGTGCAACCCGCTCTCTGTTCGTCTACAGGCCTCTAAATCTATCTGATTGGTAACAACGCGAATGGGTCGACGCGAGAGACAAGCTTGCTGTGCCACGCTCTGCACTTCAACAAGACTGGAATGTCACTTATTGATTTGGGAAATCGCCACCAACAGGCGGTCTCAGCGGATTCTATTACTGACACAACATCAATCTTTCTAAACATTCATCATAAGTTATATTATCGTGTACGTTACCAGGTGTCTCTTCGATTGAATGTTTGTGttccaacaaaaacaattctTATGATAAATTTCCCTAGGTTAAGTCATCGGGCGGAATGCAGAAATCCACAACTATGTTgagtattattttcaatatatacataagtagATACGcctataaatagtaaataaaatggatTTATAAATTGTGAGCCAAGTATGTCACTGCGTACGGTGGTGACGGACGCTAACACtcactaaatataaataattaaaattaaactatttacCAACTAGCGACACAAACATTTCGTACCGTCTATTTAAGTACAGATTAATACAAACTATCTAGTCCTTCGATGCCCACACTTTGTGTCGGgcatatatttctttttagttaTAGTCACATCATGGAAGAACGAGTCGCCGACGAGACTAGGTTGTTGGACCGCTGCAGCGGGTCCAAGATCCGCTGGTAAACGCTAGCAAACCGAACCATCACCGTAGAGCACTTTTGAAAAATCCGCACGGCGTCGGTAGGTGTATCAAATGTAAGAGATCATAGCGTAAGTGTTGTTAGAGAGCGATGGCCCGGCTGTCGGCGGGTCAGGTGGCGTCGTACTCGATGCGGTCCCACGAGTAGTGCTTGTGCGCGGGCCGCGGCGCCGGCCGCGACAGCGCGCCGCCCAGCAGCGGGTCGCACTGCGCCACGGGGCCGCGCCCGAACAGGTTCGGGATGATCTCCGTGCTCATGTAATCGTACCCCTCCCCGTCCACGTTCATGTTAGAATTCGAATCGATCAGCTCTTTCAAATCGAAATCGCATTGACGCTCCTCGAACGGCCCGTTCCGAGAATCTTCATTCTGAAATGACGGCAACGACAGATCGTCCATGTAATCGAAACTCGCTCTGGTGTAGTCGAGGATGTCGTTAGCGAGCGGGTTCATACCCATTCTCTCTGTGTCTTCGCCTATATCCATGGGAGTTTGCGATTTGTCTTCCGATCGGCTTGTGTCTCCCGAGAGCAGACTGAAAAAGTCGTGATCCGTTGATGAGTCGGGAGCTCCAAAGTTCGTGTGAAAATCATCGTTAGAGAGAAGATCAACGTTCAGAGCGTGGTCGATATCGCCGCCATCGCAATGATTGACGGCCCGCATATCCGCATGATTCATAATCTCATTTTGTATGTCATCTAGTTCTCTCTGCAGTTCCTCGGCCGCCAGCGAATCTCTCACGCGCGTATCGTCGAGCACGTCGTCGGTCAGCACGTCAGTCGGAGAGAACGCATCGGCAGTGTTGGTCATAAAATCATTCCGGACCTCGCGCGCGGTCTCGTCTACGGCGGACGCTGGCAGCTCGCCATTCTCAACCAGAATTTCTAGAACGTCGTCCATTATCTGGCTGTCTTCTGTGCAGTCTCggagcggcggcggcgggggaGGTGGAGGAGGCGGCGGGGGCGGGGGCGCCACGCGCTCCGGCTCGTAGTGAGTGGGTAGGATAGCGATTGGCACCACCTTGACGCCGTTGAGTATGTATGCCGGGTTCTTCTGATGGTTGGCGTCGTCCTTGGCGGCGGGCGAGGCGACGGTGAAGAGTCGCACGAGGCGGTCGGGCGCGGCGTCGCAGGCGGAGAGCACGTAgcgcgcgggcgcgggcggcggcgcggcgggcgccTGCTGCAGCGCGTCCAGCTGCGCGCGCAGCTGCGTCATGCAGATGTGCGCCTGCAGCAGCCGCCGGCTCTGGTCACTGgcggccgcgcccgccgcTTCCCTTCGCACCGCCTCCATCTGCTGCCTCGACGCCTCCAATTTCCTCTCCAGTTCTTCGATCTGCCGTCTCTGGGATTGCACTATGTCCTCCGAGGGATCGTCCAGTCTCGACTCGGGAGAGGCCACCGACGCGATCGAAGCTATCGATGCGACCGATGCCGGGGAGCGCGGAGCTTCCTCCTGCTTGTCCATGAAAGTCCGAAGTCGTTGAATCAATTGCGGTTTCGGTCCGGAAACGGGTAAGTTTCGGCGCTTGCACTCGGCGCGTAAATCAGAGACTTTCATGTCTTCGAAGCGAGAAGCGATGGTGAAGGAAGCGAGAGGAGCGGGCGGAGGAGGCGGGGGTGGAGGCGCGGTGTATGCGTCGGAGCAATCAGACGCCACGGACGCGGCGGGGGACGCCGGCATCAGTTGCAATAGTAGTTGCTGTTGTTGCAGTAGCAGCTCGTATGGCGTCTCCACTGAGTTGGGTGGCGAAATAGATTTCTGCGCGTTTGGTGGTCCTTTGTACTCGTGGAACTTGAAGCGGGCTTTCGGCTGCTGTTTTTGCTTATTCTTCTTGCGGTTTTTGTCTTTGCCGGGGGCGGGGTGTTGCGGAGGGGATGCGACGCTGGCGGGGGATAGAGTGGAGGGTGGGGATGGTGAAGGAGAGACCTCTTCGGGTGGTCCGCAGTAAGATGAAGGGTGCTGAGGTCTGCCGGAGGCGCCCTCGCTGGTGGCTTTGAAGGCGAGAATGCCGGTCTTTACAGCGGTCTCGATGTTCTCCTCTGTGTGGAGGATGTTCTTCTTGATGAGTTCCAAAGGTCCGGGCCTGTGTGACAGCTGGTCGTTGAGTTGGTCAGCTAGTCGCGCCTTCTTTAACATACGTTGTTTTTCCGCCAGGCTCGGATCCACATGGCTCTCCTGTAATCATAGAAATGGAAGTAAGTTCTTGTTTTAGTACCTAACTTTTGTGTAATTTCTAGAGTTCAAACTTTAAACGCACTGACGACATCGATCATTTAAATGACACTATGTCTATTTAATATCGAAAATACTATACATATTAGAATCGAAATCAATGTTGCAtataatcaaaacaaaactctTCGAAACTGAAATCCGTGAAAGAAAACGCACCTGTTCTAAAATGTGTAATCGTTCTAATTCTTGGCGGTCGGGCCGCCGCTGAATCTTCGCCTTGAGTAAATCTCCGGTTTTTGCTCGCTGTAATTGTTTGCATTGTTCAAAATACGCTGGCGGCGTTTTCTGAGctgtaaaaacaatttcaaagtCTTTATGAGTATacggtatttatttattaaaatgattgCTTTTTTACCCGCTAACAACATATTTTCTATCGTATCTGCAATTGTAACAGTAATGATATATGTTACTCGTGTCATGCACTAATAGTTTCAACTTtgatgtcataataaaataatgcattGCCAAAACTTGAAATATAAcgcatatttcaaattttggcAATGCTCTCAGGACATTCGAATATTGACGGTAATGTCTTTTTTCATGATAATAAAAGCTAATGTTCTGTCGTCAACCGCTAGTCCGATGCATAGCTGTAAATCGTGGGGTATTTTTCTTGTAACGTCTGTTGGAAAACCTCATTAGCGAGCTGCTTTCGGctcgtaaataaaattgttgcgCCCACGCGCGCGACTACGCTCGCGGCCACGGGCGCCTGCCCGCAGCATTCAGACTAATTACCTCTGCTCATATCGCTATTAATTGgactataatttaattacccTTTGGTTCTTACGTCTATGGAGCGCGCAGAGTGCTTTGCACATTGATTGTTACTGCGCAATTttccattaaataaaaataacgtttcatatactttatttacatGAACTTTTATGCTagacaaaataactattattatctacattaaaataataattaaaccgAATTGAGTTTGCATAaggtcaaattcaaattcaaattcaaaatttttattcattattataggatactatatatttcttaataattgtcgtatggtttaacaacattggatgacgtcaaataaattacttaaaaactaagtttactgccgcttccaaggcgtcagtgcagaagaagcgg
The window above is part of the Amyelois transitella isolate CPQ chromosome 11, ilAmyTran1.1, whole genome shotgun sequence genome. Proteins encoded here:
- the LOC106135086 gene encoding myocardin-related transcription factor B isoform X2 produces the protein MAGREASGSGASEPSSSPRVSPPKVVVDDSPLQPAMGKHKESLKVKLMMRRPITQLVAQGIMPPQKTPPAYFEQCKQLQRAKTGDLLKAKIQRRPDRQELERLHILEQESHVDPSLAEKQRMLKKARLADQLNDQLSHRPGPLELIKKNILHTEENIETAVKTGILAFKATSEGASGRPQHPSSYCGPPEEVSPSPSPPSTLSPASVASPPQHPAPGKDKNRKKNKQKQQPKARFKFHEYKGPPNAQKSISPPNSVETPYELLLQQQQLLLQLMPASPAASVASDCSDAYTAPPPPPPPPAPLASFTIASRFEDMKVSDLRAECKRRNLPVSGPKPQLIQRLRTFMDKQEEAPRSPASVASIASIASVASPESRLDDPSEDIVQSQRRQIEELERKLEASRQQMEAVRREAAGAAASDQSRRLLQAHICMTQLRAQLDALQQAPAAPPPAPARYVLSACDAAPDRLVRLFTVASPAAKDDANHQKNPAYILNGVKVVPIAILPTHYEPERVAPPPPPPPPPPPPPPLRDCTEDSQIMDDVLEILVENGELPASAVDETAREVRNDFMTNTADAFSPTDVLTDDVLDDTRVRDSLAAEELQRELDDIQNEIMNHADMRAVNHCDGGDIDHALNVDLLSNDDFHTNFGAPDSSTDHDFFSLLSGDTSRSEDKSQTPMDIGEDTERMGMNPLANDILDYTRASFDYMDDLSLPSFQNEDSRNGPFEERQCDFDLKELIDSNSNMNVDGEGYDYMSTEIIPNLFGRGPVAQCDPLLGGALSRPAPRPAHKHYSWDRIEYDAT
- the LOC106135086 gene encoding myocardin-related transcription factor B isoform X1, translating into MPVRHRELGDELAQPEPKRCRHCDESRSSCGGGSGSEGSEERASWRVTLDHDLVETLSAIYPEWFKPQHRRERSRPASPVSPVSLPRTPATPPSDDIFSSGAEEMAGREASGSGASEPSSSPRVSPPKVVVDDSPLQPAMGKHKESLKVKLMMRRPITQLVAQGIMPPQKTPPAYFEQCKQLQRAKTGDLLKAKIQRRPDRQELERLHILEQESHVDPSLAEKQRMLKKARLADQLNDQLSHRPGPLELIKKNILHTEENIETAVKTGILAFKATSEGASGRPQHPSSYCGPPEEVSPSPSPPSTLSPASVASPPQHPAPGKDKNRKKNKQKQQPKARFKFHEYKGPPNAQKSISPPNSVETPYELLLQQQQLLLQLMPASPAASVASDCSDAYTAPPPPPPPPAPLASFTIASRFEDMKVSDLRAECKRRNLPVSGPKPQLIQRLRTFMDKQEEAPRSPASVASIASIASVASPESRLDDPSEDIVQSQRRQIEELERKLEASRQQMEAVRREAAGAAASDQSRRLLQAHICMTQLRAQLDALQQAPAAPPPAPARYVLSACDAAPDRLVRLFTVASPAAKDDANHQKNPAYILNGVKVVPIAILPTHYEPERVAPPPPPPPPPPPPPPLRDCTEDSQIMDDVLEILVENGELPASAVDETAREVRNDFMTNTADAFSPTDVLTDDVLDDTRVRDSLAAEELQRELDDIQNEIMNHADMRAVNHCDGGDIDHALNVDLLSNDDFHTNFGAPDSSTDHDFFSLLSGDTSRSEDKSQTPMDIGEDTERMGMNPLANDILDYTRASFDYMDDLSLPSFQNEDSRNGPFEERQCDFDLKELIDSNSNMNVDGEGYDYMSTEIIPNLFGRGPVAQCDPLLGGALSRPAPRPAHKHYSWDRIEYDAT